Proteins from a single region of Hydra vulgaris chromosome 12, alternate assembly HydraT2T_AEP:
- the LOC136088803 gene encoding uncharacterized protein LOC136088803, producing MSKSTYQLMRNGAEERDCHIYPSYNNIGLSKAKCYPENIFVDDYSAHVPLQELLKHTVKRLCEVQAPVISTMLDGLTRLTLRCKAGFDGATGQSMYKQISSEEAGDRNLKKEESLFITCLAPLELSGFCNNKKVLLWRNEKPSSTAYCRPIRFSFQNESKAVVIEEAKYLESEIKKCGVFNFTFNGKELVVKSIIELTMIDGKIQTILSHVTNSTQCCSVCGVSPKNMNNLEMVLKLDNSNNLELKYGLSSLHAWIRFFEMILHIGYKLETQKWQSRAIEDKENVMQVKKRIQTEFMNQMGLVVDFPKSGGSGTSNDGNTARRAFANYQSTAKILKVDETLLFYFYIILVTLSSGFEIDTVKFKEFCITALKLYISKYSWYYMAQSVHKILVHGHAIIARQYLPIGLMSEEAQEACNKDFKKFREDFSRKTSRIDTNRDLVNRLLVSSDPVITSLRKCHKKNGKSLKKYPSEVLALLRESAPPSSFSL from the exons ATGTCAAAATCAACCTACCAACTTATGAGAAATGGAGCTGAAGAACGTGACTGCCATATATATCCTTCATACAACAACATAGGATTGTCCAAAGCTAAGTGCTATCCAGAGAACATCTTTGTTGATGATTATTCAGCACATGTACCACTAcaagaattattaaaacatacagTAAAAAGACTTTGTGAGGTGCAAGCTCCTGTGATCAGCACAATGCTAGATGGTTTGACCCGGTTGACTTTGCGTTGCAAGGCTGGGTTTGATGGGGCTACTGGGCAAAGCATGTACAAGCAAATTAGTAGTGAGGAAGCTGGAGAtcgtaacttaaaaaaagaagaatctCTGTTCATTACCTGCTTAGCACCACTAGAACTCAGTGGGTTctgtaataacaaaaaagtactATTATGGCGAAATGAAAAGCCATCATCTACTGCATATTGTCGTccaataagattttcttttcaaaatgaaaGCAAAGCAGTTGTTATAGAAGaagcaaaatatttagaatctgaaatcaaaaaatgtggtgtttttaattttacttttaatggaaaGGAACTGGTTGTCAAAAGTATTATTGAACTGACCATGATTGATGGCAAAATTCAAACTATTCTGTCTCATGTGACTAACTCAACTCAATGTTGCTCTGTGTGTGGTGTGTCTCcaaaaaacatgaataactTAGAAATGGTGCTGAAATTGGACAATTCTAAtaatttagaattgaaatatgGTCTTTCTAGCCTGCATGCCTGGATTAGGTTTTTTGAGATGATATTGCATATTGGATATAAACTAGAAACTCAAAAGTGGCAGTCTAGAGCTATAGaagataaagaaaatgttatgcAAGTGAAGAAACGTATACAGACAGAATTTATGAACCAAATGGGACTAGTTGTGGATTTCCCAAAAAGTGGAGGATCTG GTACCAGTAATGATGGTAACACTGCCCGACGAGCCTTTGCAAACTATCAATCAACTgccaaaattttgaaagtagatgaaactcttttattttatttttacatcataCTAGTCACTTTATCATCTGGATTTGAAATTGACACTGTCAAATTTAAAGAGTTCTGTATTACTGCTCTTAAACTTTACATATCTAAGTATTCCTGGTATTACATGGCACAATCAGTAcacaaaattttagttcatggcCATGCCATCATTGCTAGACAGTACTTGCCAATTGGACTGATGTCAGAGGAGGCCCAAGAGGCCTGTAACaaggattttaaaaagtttagggAAGATTTCAGTAGAAAGACTTCCAGAATTGACACAAATCGTGACCTAGTTAACAGGCTACTTGTATCTAGTGATCCTGTCATAACATCATTAAGGAAgtgtcataaaaaaaatggtaagagtttaaaaaaataccccAGTGAAGTTTTGGCTTTGCTGAGGGAATCAGCTCCaccttcttctttttctttgtaG